The Deltaproteobacteria bacterium HGW-Deltaproteobacteria-4 genome includes a window with the following:
- a CDS encoding type II secretion system protein GspE — MDDLMPPRKRIGEILMENGFITETQLQVALEEQKKTGELLGSILFGLGFISQKNLFKVLSATQQDTRNLPEREAFGQEVPEEIDYLVQQSSSLFHKNADLQNAELDSPHSPLVNLVEKILSNGIRRGATDVHINPDLKGVRIRYRVDGVLHHGMFLPGKLLNPIVSRIKVMGRMNIAETRVPQDGSAEFFYKNRGLDLRISSFPVIGGENVVIRVLDKSQVLVGIESLGFLEEDIDRINEALTLPYGMILVTGPTGSGKTTTLYSFLSMINSVNRNMFTIEDPVEYHLPLARQAQVNVKAGLTFSTGLRSILRQDPDVILVGEMRDAETSELAVRAALTGHLVFSTLHTNDAVSTIVRLTDIGIDPFLISSTLDTIVAQRLARVLCPQCKEPFVTDDPAYKFVGVDPESVTLYHPTGCRACDNTGFKGRTVIYEILKVDRRIRELINARASIDDIRNAAIENGFRGMSEIGLKKVRQGVTTLEEVRSIARTAL; from the coding sequence AAGCGTATCGGCGAAATTCTTATGGAAAACGGGTTTATTACCGAGACCCAGTTGCAGGTTGCCCTTGAGGAGCAGAAGAAGACAGGCGAACTCCTCGGCTCGATTCTTTTTGGGCTCGGTTTCATCAGCCAGAAAAATCTTTTCAAAGTCCTTTCGGCCACCCAGCAGGATACCCGTAACCTTCCTGAACGGGAGGCATTCGGCCAGGAAGTTCCAGAAGAGATCGATTATCTCGTCCAGCAGAGTAGTTCGCTTTTTCATAAAAACGCTGATCTGCAAAATGCCGAACTCGACTCGCCTCATTCTCCTCTTGTTAATCTGGTCGAGAAGATCCTGAGCAACGGGATCCGTCGCGGTGCCACGGATGTGCATATTAATCCGGATTTGAAGGGGGTGCGTATTCGTTATCGGGTCGACGGTGTTCTCCATCACGGCATGTTCCTGCCGGGCAAACTCCTTAACCCGATCGTCTCCCGCATCAAAGTTATGGGTCGGATGAATATTGCCGAAACCCGCGTGCCGCAGGATGGCAGCGCTGAATTTTTTTACAAAAACCGCGGACTCGACCTGCGCATCTCCTCCTTTCCGGTGATTGGCGGCGAGAACGTCGTCATTCGCGTGCTCGACAAATCGCAGGTGCTGGTCGGAATCGAGAGCCTCGGGTTCCTTGAAGAGGACATTGACCGCATCAACGAGGCCCTCACTCTTCCTTACGGCATGATTCTGGTGACCGGTCCGACCGGTTCCGGAAAGACCACAACTCTCTATTCTTTCCTGTCGATGATCAACAGCGTCAACCGCAACATGTTCACTATTGAAGATCCGGTCGAATATCATCTTCCTCTGGCCCGCCAGGCGCAGGTCAATGTCAAGGCCGGCTTGACCTTCTCCACTGGACTGCGCTCTATTCTGCGGCAGGATCCGGATGTTATTCTTGTCGGCGAAATGCGAGACGCAGAAACCTCTGAGCTTGCGGTGCGTGCCGCCCTCACCGGCCACCTGGTCTTTAGTACTCTGCACACGAATGACGCTGTCTCGACCATCGTCCGTCTGACCGACATCGGTATCGACCCATTTTTGATCTCCTCAACTCTTGACACCATCGTTGCTCAGCGTTTGGCCCGGGTTCTCTGCCCGCAGTGCAAAGAACCGTTCGTCACAGATGACCCGGCCTACAAGTTTGTTGGCGTTGATCCCGAGAGCGTGACCCTTTACCATCCCACCGGTTGTCGCGCCTGTGATAATACAGGGTTCAAGGGGCGCACTGTCATTTATGAAATTCTCAAGGTTGATCGCCGCATTCGTGAGTTGATCAATGCGCGCGCCAGCATTGACGATATTCGTAATGCCGCCATCGAAAACGGTTTTCGTGGCATGAGCGAAATCGGCCTGAAGAAGGTTCGCCAAGGGGTGACGACCCTTGAGGAAGTTCGGAGTATTGCGCGGACGGCACTCTGA
- a CDS encoding sulfatase, with translation MKSSRFQLAIMGAAVALLLFFITRLTLLVISWQDVAPTLSDLVEIFAAGLLFDVGIIVYMLVLPVLYCWLVPQKIWGSRWHGYALRLMVFCGIYAAAFIAVAEYLFWDEFRVRFNFIAIDYLIYRREVTDNILQSYPIIPLLVSLLAVALLLYQPCRPWIARALESCEVLSRRSLVAGIFMLLPLSSFLTLNQTIRQISDNTYQCELASNGPYQFVAAFRNNELDFDQFYARLPANDADRLLRSELAGPNVRFISREPFDIRRDIAQIGPEKRLNVILLMVESLSSDFLGYFGNDRKLTPNLDQLIGEGLFFANFYATGTRTTRGLEAVTLSIPPTPGHSIIKRIGRESDQWSLGNVLNAKGYKSYFAYGGRGYFENMNSFFSSNGYQVLDQTTTPASEIGFSNAWGMADEDLYSQVLKTADQESQQQQPFFIHVMTTSNHRPYTYPDGRIDIPSGTGRDGAVKYSDYVISEFLRQARQRTWFTDTLFVIVADHQAGSAGKRALPIERYHIPLWIYAPAHLQPQVIDSLASQIDLAPTLLGLLNMSYRSCFFGQDILQKPANRALIANYQNLGLFDGERLAILEPRQKMLLQQGFNNKEISEHAASVADPLVRRDICYYQGAAYVYGNRINSWAARNK, from the coding sequence ATGAAATCTTCCCGATTCCAGCTTGCCATTATGGGGGCTGCTGTGGCGCTACTGCTGTTCTTTATAACCCGCTTGACGCTACTCGTGATCAGTTGGCAGGACGTCGCACCTACGCTGTCTGATCTGGTTGAAATATTTGCCGCCGGACTGCTCTTCGACGTTGGTATTATTGTTTATATGCTGGTCCTGCCGGTTCTTTACTGCTGGTTGGTCCCGCAGAAAATCTGGGGGAGCCGTTGGCACGGCTATGCTTTGCGGTTGATGGTGTTCTGTGGAATTTATGCTGCGGCTTTTATTGCCGTCGCCGAATATCTGTTCTGGGATGAGTTTCGCGTCAGGTTCAATTTTATAGCCATCGATTACCTCATCTATCGCCGTGAGGTGACCGATAATATCCTTCAGTCCTATCCGATCATCCCGCTTCTTGTCTCCTTGTTAGCGGTTGCCCTGCTGCTCTATCAGCCTTGTCGTCCCTGGATCGCTAGGGCTTTGGAGAGCTGTGAAGTTCTCTCCCGACGCAGTCTGGTGGCCGGAATTTTCATGTTGCTGCCACTCTCTTCTTTCCTGACTTTGAACCAGACGATACGGCAGATTTCGGATAATACCTACCAGTGTGAGCTCGCCAGCAACGGGCCTTATCAGTTTGTGGCCGCCTTTCGCAATAACGAGCTGGATTTCGATCAATTTTATGCTCGCTTGCCTGCAAACGATGCGGATCGTCTGCTGCGCTCTGAATTGGCGGGACCAAACGTCCGTTTTATCAGTCGGGAACCCTTTGATATTCGCCGGGACATTGCGCAGATCGGGCCGGAAAAACGGCTGAATGTGATACTGCTCATGGTGGAAAGCCTCAGTTCCGACTTCCTCGGTTATTTCGGCAATGACCGGAAACTGACCCCGAACCTCGATCAACTGATCGGAGAGGGGCTTTTCTTCGCCAATTTTTACGCGACCGGAACCCGGACGACGCGTGGTCTGGAGGCTGTCACCCTGTCGATCCCGCCAACACCGGGTCATTCGATTATCAAGCGAATTGGCCGCGAAAGTGATCAGTGGTCGCTGGGAAATGTGCTCAATGCCAAAGGGTACAAATCTTATTTTGCTTACGGCGGGAGGGGGTATTTCGAAAATATGAACAGTTTTTTCTCAAGCAATGGCTACCAGGTTCTGGATCAGACAACGACCCCGGCGAGCGAGATTGGTTTCTCCAACGCCTGGGGGATGGCTGATGAAGACCTGTATTCTCAAGTGTTGAAAACCGCCGATCAAGAAAGTCAGCAGCAACAGCCATTTTTTATACATGTCATGACGACCTCAAATCACCGTCCCTATACCTACCCGGATGGACGGATTGATATCCCTTCCGGTACAGGACGTGATGGCGCGGTCAAGTACAGTGATTACGTCATCAGCGAGTTTTTACGTCAAGCGCGGCAACGGACCTGGTTTACCGACACCCTCTTTGTCATTGTCGCGGATCATCAGGCGGGGAGTGCCGGCAAACGGGCGCTGCCGATCGAACGTTATCATATCCCGCTCTGGATCTATGCTCCGGCCCACCTGCAACCGCAGGTCATCGATAGTCTGGCCAGCCAGATCGACCTGGCGCCAACCCTGCTCGGCCTTCTCAATATGAGTTATCGCAGCTGTTTTTTCGGGCAGGATATTCTGCAAAAGCCGGCAAACCGGGCGCTGATCGCCAATTACCAGAATCTTGGGCTGTTTGACGGCGAACGTCTGGCAATTCTCGAGCCGCGCCAAAAAATGCTGCTTCAGCAGGGGTTCAATAACAAAGAGATATCAGAGCATGCGGCCAGCGTTGCTGATCCTCTGGTTCGGCGCGATATCTGTTATTATCAGGGAGCGGCGTACGTATATGGCAACCGTATTAATTCATGGGCGGCACGCAACAAATAG
- a CDS encoding phosphoethanolamine transferase yields the protein MKITSNKLIILTAIFIVAVDNVKFFSDLSRVFPFSIANSGFLTSTAVVLISFLVVLFTIFNTRFTLKPFLILTILTASFTSYFINTYNVIIDDTMIQNVAETSMSESFDLISFKLLLYVLVLGVIPALIVYRCKVEHHSFKMATLLRLLTLAGAVALIVVVILPFSGFYASFFREHKPLRYNTNPTYAFYSAGKYLTNTAFAGERPLQKIGLDAQQEAASTPRRLAIVVVGEAVRADRFSLNGYERKTNPLLEKEDIINFPEMYSCGTSTAISVPCMFSAQERANYSDGLAKSTENVLDVLARAGVQILWRDNNSSSKSVADRVRYEDFRTPDRNPECAGECRDVGMLTGLQEFIDGQKGDILIVLHQMGNHGPAYAKRYPGAFEVFSPVCANNQIEACSNEEISNAYDNAVLYTDYFLAQVIRLLKENDRMFQTSLIYMSDHGESLGEGGLYLHGMPYFIAPEEQKHVAALMWFGPSAKNAIHTETLRQVAGHSFSHDNLFHTLLGLMKVKTSVYVAEKDILARR from the coding sequence ATGAAAATCACAAGTAACAAGCTGATTATATTGACCGCTATTTTTATTGTTGCAGTGGACAATGTTAAGTTTTTTTCTGACCTGTCGAGGGTCTTTCCGTTCTCCATCGCCAATAGTGGTTTTTTGACCTCTACGGCGGTTGTTTTGATCAGCTTTCTGGTTGTGTTGTTCACGATTTTCAACACCAGGTTCACCCTGAAGCCTTTTCTGATTCTGACCATTTTGACTGCTTCGTTTACCAGTTATTTTATCAATACGTATAATGTCATTATCGATGACACGATGATTCAGAATGTCGCAGAAACCAGTATGAGTGAATCTTTTGATCTCATCAGCTTCAAGCTGCTGCTCTATGTGCTCGTTCTTGGTGTGATTCCAGCCCTCATTGTTTATCGTTGCAAGGTTGAGCATCACAGCTTTAAAATGGCCACCCTCTTGCGGTTGCTGACGCTGGCCGGTGCCGTTGCGCTGATAGTGGTCGTGATCCTTCCTTTTAGCGGATTTTATGCCTCATTTTTCAGAGAGCATAAACCCTTGCGATACAATACAAATCCGACCTATGCATTCTATTCCGCCGGGAAATATCTAACCAATACGGCTTTCGCCGGTGAAAGGCCGTTACAAAAAATTGGTCTTGATGCGCAACAGGAAGCAGCGTCCACCCCCCGTCGCTTAGCTATTGTCGTCGTCGGCGAAGCCGTGCGTGCCGACCGCTTTTCGCTCAACGGGTATGAACGTAAGACTAATCCCTTGCTGGAAAAAGAGGATATTATCAATTTCCCCGAGATGTATTCCTGCGGCACATCCACCGCCATCTCGGTGCCCTGCATGTTTTCAGCTCAGGAGCGGGCGAATTACAGCGACGGTCTAGCGAAGTCGACCGAAAACGTACTCGATGTGCTGGCTCGTGCAGGAGTTCAAATTTTATGGCGTGACAACAATTCGAGCTCGAAAAGTGTTGCCGACCGCGTGCGTTATGAAGACTTCCGAACCCCGGATCGCAATCCGGAATGTGCTGGTGAGTGCCGGGACGTAGGCATGCTGACGGGTCTCCAGGAATTTATCGATGGCCAAAAGGGTGACATCCTCATTGTTCTGCATCAGATGGGTAACCACGGTCCCGCTTACGCTAAACGCTATCCTGGGGCATTTGAAGTGTTCAGCCCGGTCTGTGCGAACAACCAGATTGAAGCATGCAGCAACGAAGAGATTTCCAATGCCTATGATAACGCTGTACTTTATACCGACTATTTTCTTGCGCAGGTGATCCGCCTGTTAAAAGAGAATGACCGTATGTTCCAAACATCCTTGATCTACATGAGCGATCATGGTGAATCCCTCGGGGAGGGGGGTCTTTATTTGCACGGTATGCCCTACTTTATCGCTCCAGAAGAGCAAAAACATGTTGCGGCTTTGATGTGGTTTGGTCCGTCGGCCAAAAACGCCATCCATACTGAAACCCTGCGACAGGTCGCCGGTCACAGTTTTTCGCACGACAATTTATTTCATACCCTGTTAGGGCTGATGAAAGTAAAAACTTCCGTTTATGTAGCGGAAAAAGATATTCTGGCCCGGCGCTGA
- a CDS encoding diacylglycerol kinase, with translation MKKNTGLKRIFLAGGYSLAGLSAAYRQEAAFRQELLLAVVLIPLACWLRVAPLERMLMIATLLLVLVVELLNSAIEAVVDRIGSEHHELSGRAKDMGSAAVLISLLLTVYVWGTATWPLLQTFLIRER, from the coding sequence ATGAAGAAAAATACCGGGTTGAAGCGTATCTTTCTGGCTGGAGGTTACTCTCTGGCAGGACTATCTGCGGCTTATCGTCAGGAAGCGGCTTTTCGCCAGGAGCTGTTGTTGGCCGTCGTTCTCATTCCACTGGCCTGTTGGCTGAGGGTTGCCCCCCTAGAACGGATGCTGATGATCGCCACTCTGCTGTTGGTGTTGGTCGTTGAGCTGCTCAATTCCGCCATCGAGGCTGTGGTCGACCGGATTGGTTCTGAACACCACGAGCTGTCCGGGCGGGCTAAAGATATGGGTTCAGCAGCCGTACTGATCAGTTTGCTTTTAACCGTCTATGTTTGGGGGACGGCCACTTGGCCTTTGCTGCAGACTTTTTTGATCCGGGAAAGGTGA
- a CDS encoding DNA-binding response regulator (response regulator in two-component regulatory system with CusS; regulates the copper efflux system): MRILLVEDDDRTAQFVRRGFTQAGFAVDRAADGLEGLFMAQEVAYDAAIVDIMLPRLDGLALIERLRKQHINTPIIVLSAKKSVDERILGLQTGGDDYLVKPFAFTELLVRVQTLLRRSQAQEEPTVLSVDDLTLDLAKRKVQRGGIAIELQYREFSLLEYLMRNHERVVSKTMIMEHVWDYSFDPESNVVESRICRLREKIDLPQANKLIHTVRGAGYVLERR, encoded by the coding sequence ATGCGAATACTGCTGGTTGAGGATGATGATCGTACAGCCCAGTTTGTCAGGCGGGGATTTACTCAGGCCGGGTTTGCTGTCGATCGTGCCGCTGATGGCCTGGAGGGGCTTTTTATGGCTCAGGAAGTTGCTTACGATGCCGCCATCGTCGATATCATGTTGCCGCGCCTGGATGGTTTGGCACTGATTGAGCGCCTGCGTAAACAGCATATCAATACGCCGATCATTGTACTGAGCGCAAAAAAATCCGTTGATGAACGGATCCTCGGCTTACAGACCGGCGGGGATGACTATCTGGTCAAGCCCTTTGCCTTTACTGAACTGCTGGTCAGGGTGCAAACGCTGCTGCGCCGCAGTCAGGCTCAGGAAGAACCAACGGTCTTGAGTGTCGATGACCTGACACTGGATTTAGCGAAACGCAAAGTTCAGCGCGGCGGGATAGCGATCGAGTTGCAGTACCGGGAATTTTCACTGCTGGAATACCTGATGCGCAATCATGAGCGGGTTGTCTCCAAAACCATGATTATGGAGCACGTCTGGGACTATAGTTTCGATCCCGAAAGCAACGTGGTTGAATCCCGCATCTGTCGCTTGCGCGAGAAGATCGATCTGCCGCAGGCGAACAAGTTGATCCATACCGTGCGCGGGGCCGGCTATGTCCTGGAGAGGAGATAG
- a CDS encoding heme-binding protein, whose amino-acid sequence MATEEAPYTVIKTDDIFELREYAPQVLAEIIVDGDLEGAGNKAFRPLFRYISGENRSRDKIAMTAPVSQEPKGEKISMTAPVSQQRAEGKWAVSFMMPASYTMETLPVPDDPNIKLRQIPARRVAAVRYSGFWSEGKYLRHKEKLEEWINDNRFTVIGEAVWARYNAPFMPWFMRRNEILIPVAADAH is encoded by the coding sequence ATGGCAACAGAGGAAGCCCCGTACACGGTTATAAAAACGGACGATATTTTTGAGCTGCGCGAGTATGCACCCCAGGTTCTGGCTGAAATCATTGTTGACGGAGACCTGGAAGGTGCCGGAAACAAAGCCTTCAGGCCGCTGTTTCGCTACATCTCCGGTGAAAACAGATCACGTGACAAGATTGCTATGACGGCTCCTGTTTCGCAGGAACCGAAGGGAGAAAAAATATCCATGACTGCTCCGGTCAGTCAGCAGAGGGCCGAGGGAAAATGGGCCGTCAGTTTCATGATGCCCGCCTCATACACCATGGAAACACTGCCGGTTCCCGATGATCCAAATATCAAACTACGGCAGATTCCTGCCCGTCGGGTGGCCGCTGTTCGATATTCCGGTTTCTGGAGTGAGGGGAAGTATCTGCGCCACAAAGAAAAACTGGAAGAATGGATCAACGATAACCGTTTTACCGTTATCGGAGAAGCGGTCTGGGCCCGCTACAACGCTCCCTTTATGCCGTGGTTCATGCGTCGCAACGAAATCCTGATACCAGTAGCTGCTGATGCTCACTGA
- a CDS encoding carbonic anhydrase — MKDIDHFIAGFKRFQQHYFDQDEQRFAPLQHGQNPKVLVIGCSDSRVDPAILTGCAPGELFVVRNVANLVPPCENDNHHHGVSAALEYAVCHLEVERIIVLGHSGCGGIGALMHGISNGRSAEFIGPWVQIAERAKTQVLKELPGKEPAKQSRACEQAAILVSLENLLTFPWISERVEAGNLHLHGWYFDISIGQLYSYSPGVGSFEAIG, encoded by the coding sequence ATGAAGGATATAGATCACTTTATTGCCGGCTTCAAGAGGTTTCAGCAACATTATTTCGATCAGGACGAGCAGAGGTTCGCTCCGCTTCAACACGGGCAGAATCCGAAGGTGCTGGTCATCGGTTGCAGCGATTCGCGGGTCGATCCGGCCATACTCACCGGCTGCGCTCCGGGTGAACTCTTCGTGGTGCGCAATGTGGCCAATCTTGTTCCCCCGTGCGAGAACGACAACCATCATCACGGGGTCAGCGCTGCCCTGGAATATGCGGTCTGCCACCTGGAGGTCGAGCGTATCATCGTCCTCGGTCACTCCGGGTGTGGCGGTATCGGCGCTCTCATGCATGGCATTTCAAACGGCCGGTCGGCAGAGTTTATCGGCCCCTGGGTGCAGATTGCCGAACGGGCCAAGACACAAGTGCTCAAGGAACTTCCGGGCAAGGAACCGGCGAAGCAAAGCAGGGCCTGCGAGCAGGCGGCCATTCTGGTCTCGCTGGAAAACCTGCTCACCTTCCCGTGGATCAGTGAACGCGTTGAGGCGGGAAATCTCCATTTGCATGGGTGGTATTTTGATATCAGCATCGGGCAGCTTTACAGCTATAGCCCCGGGGTTGGTAGCTTTGAAGCCATTGGATAG
- the purE gene encoding 5-(carboxyamino)imidazole ribonucleotide mutase — MKKPLVGILMGSDSDLPVMRKAAEVLKEMGVPCEMDICSAHRLPDKTAEYSSSARARGIEVLIAGAGMAAHLAGVVASKTTLPVIGVPLASGAIGGVDALYSTVQMPPGIPVATVAVDGARNAAYLACSILSIKHPEIAQRLETFRQETRENLLAKSASLQQQLGEGK; from the coding sequence ATGAAAAAACCTTTGGTTGGCATCCTGATGGGAAGTGACAGCGATCTGCCGGTGATGCGCAAAGCGGCAGAAGTGTTGAAGGAAATGGGAGTCCCCTGCGAGATGGATATCTGTTCGGCACACCGTCTGCCGGATAAGACCGCTGAATACTCCAGCTCCGCCAGGGCGCGCGGCATCGAAGTGCTGATTGCCGGAGCTGGCATGGCCGCCCATCTGGCGGGAGTGGTTGCTTCCAAAACGACCCTGCCGGTTATCGGTGTGCCGCTGGCCTCCGGCGCTATCGGCGGAGTGGATGCCCTCTATTCAACTGTCCAGATGCCGCCGGGCATTCCAGTGGCGACGGTGGCGGTGGATGGGGCCAGGAACGCCGCTTATCTCGCCTGCTCAATCCTCTCTATCAAGCATCCGGAAATTGCACAACGATTGGAAACCTTCCGACAGGAAACCCGGGAGAACTTACTGGCCAAATCAGCGTCATTGCAACAGCAACTCGGAGAAGGAAAATGA
- a CDS encoding phosphoribosylaminoimidazolesuccinocarboxamide synthase, translated as MMAILLSSDFPDLKLAARGKVRDIYDLGETLLIVTTDRISAFDVIMGEGIPDKGYVLTQISAFWFRQMEEIIPNHIISTDVKDFPAECRKYAHILEGRSMLVRKAKPLPVECIVRGYISGSGWKDYQKSGAICGLPLPQGLLESAKLAEPIFTPSTKAELGEHDENISFDRCVELVGREMAEKIRDVTIAIYKRARDIAATKGIIIADTKFEYGIHNGELIIIDECMTPDSSRFWPSDSYRPGGAQPSFDKQFLRDYLETLDWGKTAPPPPLPDEIVRKTGEKYMEALVRLTGTGK; from the coding sequence CAAGGTCCGCGACATTTATGACCTTGGTGAAACCCTGCTGATCGTCACAACCGACCGCATCTCCGCCTTTGACGTGATCATGGGCGAGGGCATCCCCGACAAGGGCTATGTTTTGACGCAAATCTCCGCATTCTGGTTCCGCCAGATGGAAGAGATCATCCCTAACCACATCATTTCCACCGATGTGAAGGATTTTCCGGCCGAGTGCCGCAAATACGCCCATATTCTGGAAGGGCGCTCGATGCTGGTCAGAAAGGCTAAGCCTCTGCCGGTTGAGTGTATCGTCAGAGGCTATATCTCGGGATCCGGCTGGAAGGACTATCAAAAGAGCGGCGCCATCTGCGGCCTCCCCTTGCCGCAAGGACTGCTGGAATCGGCCAAACTGGCGGAACCTATTTTCACTCCATCCACAAAGGCTGAGCTTGGAGAGCATGACGAGAACATCTCTTTTGACCGCTGCGTGGAGTTGGTTGGGCGGGAAATGGCCGAAAAGATCCGGGATGTCACCATCGCCATCTACAAGCGGGCCCGTGACATCGCCGCCACCAAGGGGATCATCATCGCTGACACCAAGTTCGAGTACGGCATCCATAACGGCGAACTGATCATTATTGATGAATGCATGACCCCGGATTCCTCACGCTTCTGGCCAAGTGACAGCTACCGGCCTGGCGGAGCGCAGCCGAGTTTTGACAAGCAGTTCCTGCGGGATTACCTGGAAACTCTCGACTGGGGCAAAACCGCCCCGCCACCGCCACTGCCGGATGAGATTGTCCGGAAAACCGGCGAAAAATATATGGAGGCATTGGTTCGGCTTACCGGGACGGGGAAGTGA